The region TTTGTAAAATAATAATATATTAAGTGGTTACATTGGAGGATATCAGAAGTTACCCAAAAGTACTTGACAGCAACGATTTTTTAACTTTGCTTGAACTTGTTGCCCGCGTATGCTATAATTAAAAGCGGAATAAAATATAAGTGACTGGTTATTGGAAGTGGAGCCCTTGTTGCTTATAATCAAGGGTTTATTTTTCCTCTGGGTAAATACCTGTTAAGGGGTGGACTGCTTGGGAGAAGAGATTAAAGTCGTAACGGAAAATCGCAAGGCCAGACACGACTACTATATTGAAGAAACGTACGAAGCGGGCATCGCTTTAAAAGGAACAGAGGTCAAATCGCTCCGGGCCGGCAAAGCCAATTTGAAGGATAGCTTTGCTCGGGTGGAAAACGGAGAAATTTTCCTTTATAACATGCATATAAGCGCTTATGAGAAAGGGAATCGCTTCAATCACGATCCCAAGCGCACCCGGAAGCTCCTGCTGCATAAAGCGGAAATTAATCGGCTGATGGGCAAAACTCAGGAAAAAGGGTTGACTTTAATACCCCTGAAAGTTTATTTTAATGAGCGAGGCAAGGCCAAAGTTGAATTAGGGCTGGCCAAAGGTAAAAAGCTTTATGACAAGCGAAGGGATATTGCCGAGCGGGATGCCCGGAGAGAAATTGAGAAGGCACTGCGGGGTAGAGACTGGAGTAAGAAAGTATAATATGGGGGCGATCGGTTTCGACGGGGGAAGTTGAGGCAAAAGTAGCCAGGCGAGATTCCACCGGCTCGTTAAACGGTGGGCAAAAATAAACGCAGAAGATAACTTAGCTCTGGCTGCCTAATTTACGCAGCCACATCCTACCCGTTGCTCTCCCGCGGCGCGGGATAGGGTGTCGACCCAGCGGGATACTCTGAAGTGACTGCCTGCTAGCTTCAGAGGAAATTCCAGCGGGCTAGCCGGTAGTAATCCTGTCCCTGGGAGTGCTGCCGGTGAAGGCCAGTACAGGGACTATCCTGGTAGAAGCTTTTGCCGAAACTCCTTCGGACGTTGGGTTCGAATCCCACCGCCTCCACCAGACTATTACCGGCCGATTTGAGGCCGGTTAATTGTTTTTTAATATGATATTGTTTGCGTAGCAGGAAGAACAGGTGAGAACAGAGAAATGAACAGGGGCTAAGGAGGCTAGGAAAATGAAAGAAGAAGATATTGTTATAAGACCCCTGGAAACGGTAGACGATTTTCGCTGCCTAGAGGAAATACAGGCGGAGATTTGGAGCGAGAGAGACGTGGTGCCTCTGAACCAGACTCTTACTGCTGCCAGAAATGGCGGAGTGGTGCTAGGGGCTTTTGATAAAGGCGAGATGATAGGGTTCTCTTACGGATTTCCCGGGTATAAGGACGGGCAGGTTTATCTCTGCTCGCACATGCTGGGAGTAAAAAAAGCGTATCGCCATTTGGGTATCGGTCGGCGGCTTAAGCTGGTCCAGCGGGAAGAGGCGTTACGCAAGGGTTACCAGCTCATAACGTGGACTTTTGACCCTCTGGAGAGTGTTAATGCAAATCTGAATATAGCAAAACTAGGCGGCATCTGCCGTACTTACATAATCAACTGCTACGGAGAGATGAAGAACGAGCTTAACCGGGGGCTTCCTACCGACCGGTTTCTAGTGGAGTGGCACCTGGAGAGTTCCCGTGTTAAGGACAGGTTAGGTGGAAAGAAAACTAAACGCCTCGATGCAGGCCAGATTTCCTGTGCTGCTTCTGTTGCCATAACCCAGGATGGTCTTCCGGTTGTTGAAAAGGCGGAATACGATGTTGAAGGAGATTTGCTGCGCCTTCCTGTGCCCAGCGACTTTCAGTATCTAAAATCGAAAGACCCTAACCTGGCTTTTCACTGGAGAAAGTCAATGAGGGAACTGGCTATGCACTGTTTCAAGAAGGGTTGGGTTGTAATCGATTTCTGGCGAGCGAAGGGAGAACCGGTTAATTATTACGTGTTGCAGAGGGGTGGTAGAATCTGAAAATCACAGCAGTTATTTTACGACTTCTCCGTATGCCTTTAAAAGCCCCTTTTGAGACCAGCTTCGGGCGTATAGAAGAGAGAGATTTTATCTTGGTGCAGGTTGAAGGCTCTGGCCATTTCACCGGATACGGCGAAGTAACGGTAATGGCCGCACCCCTGTATAGTGAAGAAACGGTGGGCACGGCCTGGCATATTTTGGAGGAATTTTTGGTTCCCCAGGTGGTGGGGAAAAATATCAATGAGCCGACGGAGGTAAAATGGCTCTTTCAAGCCATAAGGGGCAACAATATGGCCAAGGCCGGCCTGGAAACAGCTATCTGGGATCTTTTGGCTAAGGAGCGGGGATTTCCTCTTTCTAGAATTTTAGGAGGAACTCGGGCGAAGATACCGGTAGGAATAAGCCTTGGTATTGAGAAGAGTGTTTCTATTTTGCTGGAGCGGATAGAAAAGGCTCTGGCGGAAGGATACCAAAGAATAAAAGTCAAGATCAAGCCGGGCTGGGATGTTCGGGTCGTACAGGATATCCGGAAACATTTTGGCTCGATTCCCTTGATGGTAGATGCCAATTCTGCCTATACTCTGGCGGATGTTTCGCTGTTGAAACAATTAGACGACTATGACTTAATGATGATTGAACAGCCTTTAGCCCATGACGACCTGGTAGACCATGCTAGGCTCCAGCGACAGCTGCGAACTCCCTTGTGCCTGGATGAGAGCATCCGCTCCGCGGAGGACGCTCGGAAGGCCATCGAACTGGGCAGTTGCCGGTACATTAATATTAAGATCGGCCGGGTGGGGGGACTGGCGGAAGCCAAGGCCATCCATGATCTATGTCAGCGAGAAGGAATTGGTGTTTGGTGTGGGGGCATGCTGGAATCAGGAGTAGGTCGGGCCCATAACATTGCTCTTACTACGCTTCCCAACTTTATAGTGCCCGGTGATACTTCGGCTTCTTCCCGCTATTGGCATGAAGATATAATTGATCCGGAGGTAACTGTTTCTGAAGACGGGTTTATAACGGTTTCTAGGGATCCTGGAATTGGCTACCGGGTTTTACATGACCGAATTTCCAAATATACCCGGCTGGAAAAGATATTTAGAAATTAACGGGAGAAGATAAAAGTGAATGCTTTATCTTTTTTACAACAGGTTGACGAAAACCAGGAACGCATTCTCCGTACCTATGAGGAGCTTCACTGCATGCCTGAACCGGCATGGAAGGAGTTTAGGACTACCCAATATGTAGCTGAGCGCATGCGGAAAATGGGGTTAAAGGTGATTGCGGCTAAGCCGACGGGTGTTGTAGGATTCTGGCGGGGTAAATCAGGAGGGCCTGCGGTGGGTTTGAGGGCCGATCTGGATGCTCTTTTGTATCATGACGGCCAGGAGGAAACTGCAGTCCACGCGTGTGGGCATGATGCCCACACCGCTATGGTCTTGAGTACGGCAGAAATTCTTTCCTGCTCCGGATTTTACCCGCCGGGGGAGATACGCTTTTTATTTCAGCCGGCGGAGGAGAAAGCGGCGGGTGCTCTGTGCTTTATAGAGCAGGGGTTTCTGGACAACGTAGATTACCTGGTAGGCATTCACCTTCGGCCGGCAGAAGAAGCCCGATACGGACAGGCTTCTCCGGCTGTCCTGCACGGATCCTCGCTGGTTTTAGAAGGTACTATTTACGGACAGGCCTCCCATAGTGCTAGGCCTCACCTAGGTATTAATGTTATAAATGCTGCTGCAGCTGTGATAAATGCTATTAACGCAGTTTCGGTTGATCCCCGGGTGCCTGCTTCCGCCAAGGTTACCCGGCTGCAGGCGGGCGGTGAAGCGCATAATATAATACCCGACCGGGCTCTTTTTACGATCGATTTGCGAGCCCAGAATAATGAAACCATGACTGAGTTAAGAGATAAAGTAGAGAGGGCGGTAAAGGCCGCTACGGGTACGGTAGGAGCTCAGGTTGATATGAAAGAACTGGCTTATGTTCCTGCCGCCAGGGTTGATGAAGAGATGCTGGAGAAGGCTCGTTGGGCTATTAGAGAAGTTATGGGAGAAGACGGCCTTCTTCCCCCTATTATTACTCCTGGCGGAGAAGATTTTCATTTTTACAGCTATCATTTGCCACGGCTAAAATCAATTATGATCGGATTAGGTTGTGACCTGGTGCCGGGGCTTCATCATCCGCAGATGACTTTCCGCAAAGATGCTCTGCTGCAGGGAGTAAAAATCTTGGGCCTTATAATCTTAAAACTTCTAAATGGTAGTTAGTAAGAAAGGAAGTATTCTAAGAAATTAGCAGCTAATAGGAGTTACGAGGAGTTTTTGCTGGAATATTCAGACAATAAAGGGTTAGAGGGTTATAGAACGGTTTTTACAGGATTTGTTTATTTTGACGTTTTTAGCTATACTTCTGTAAAAGTATATATAAACTGCCAGGTCCCGTAAGGGCTAAGAGGGAAAGTGGTGAAAATCCACTACAGCCCCCGCTACTGTGAGCGCGGATGAAACCTACACAAGGCCACCGGTGATTGATCCGGGAAGGCGTAGGGAGTAAGGTGAAGCGCGAGTCAGGAGACCTGCCTGGCGGTTGGTTGTTGACATCCTTCGGTGGGAAGGAGGGGACAATTTTTGGGAGATCCTAACCTGCCAAGGGTTAGGGTTTTTAATTTTTTATTAGGGTTATGGAGGTGAAAGCAAATGAAATTTTTGAAATTTATAAATACCAAAAGAGCAATAAATTTGTTAACGGTATTTCTTACAGGGATGGTGATTGTTTGCTTGGGGTTGCCTGCCGAAGCTTGGGGAACAGTTTCTGTAGATATAGTACATCCACCGGAGGGAGCAAAGTATCTAAGTGATAACACGGTAGCGGTGAAGGCAAAAGTATACGATAGTGTCTATGGAGAAGTCTATTCCGGTTTAGAATGGTATTATAATGGCCAGAAATTGTCCTTTACGGAGCCAGAGTTCCATTTAAGACTCGGGACTGAGCAGCTCATGGAAGAGCCGGTTATTCGAGTGGTATACCGAGAGGTCTATGATGAAGTACAGATTACCATTTATGACGACTGGGAGGCCATTGCCAGGGCAGTAAGTTACCTGGCCGAACAGCAGGTTGATAACGGTTCCTTTAATGACGAGTGGAATAATGACTGGATTGCTTTGGCTTTAGCGGAAGCCGGGGTAGACTTGGGCGATCTGCGACAGGGAAACACGGGTAAAACGTATCTCGAATACCTGGCGGAAAAGGAACTCAGTACAACCGGCGATTTGATAAAAGCTATTTTGGTACTCAATGCTGCCGGGCGGGATCCCCGGAATTTTGCCGGAAGGAACTTAGTCCAGGAGCTGTTGGATAGGCAGCAGGAAGACGGTGGTTTTAATGCCGGTTCCGAGATGTCTGAAGCCCTAGCGGTCATTGCGCTGGTAGAAGCGGGAGAAAGTCCTTTCTCGCCGTGGGCGAAAGCGGCAAAGCAGCGTTTCCTGCGTCCGGAGGCCAGGGGAAAAAATAACCTGTGGCTTGAGTGGGGTTCTGAAAGCGTGGATACAACGGCTGCGGTTATACGGGCACTGTACCTTCTGGGTGTAGATAAAGAAGATCCGGCCATACAGGAAGCACTGGAGACAATCAATCGATGGCAAAATAATGATGGTGTGATTGAAATAACGTGGGATGGAGTTAATTGGTCTCCTAACTATGAAAGCACGGCAGAAGTGGTTATGGCTCTCAGCCAGTTGGGGATAGACCCTACTCAGAGCGACTGGGCTAAAAACGGTAATAATCTGGTTACGGCACTTTTGAACAATCAGGATCCAGATAGCGGAGCGTTTTTAGGTGATTGGGGGAATAATTTCCCTACGCAAGAAAGTATCCGGGCTTTGGTAAGCTACCGGAAGGCGTTCCGCGGTGGTTTGGGAGAATTGCCTGAGTTGCCGAGCGGTAATCAAGAAAGCGGCAAAGGAGGGGGCGCAACAAACGGCAGCGACAGGAACGAATCGATTGAGGTTGCGGTTTCGATAATAGGTCCCGATGGGGAAGTTATATTTGAAGGTGAGGTTACCATTTCCCCGGACAATCCCTACGGGTACACGGTCTTAGGAGCTTTGGAGGCTACTGGATTGAG is a window of Calderihabitans maritimus DNA encoding:
- the smpB gene encoding SsrA-binding protein SmpB, encoding MGEEIKVVTENRKARHDYYIEETYEAGIALKGTEVKSLRAGKANLKDSFARVENGEIFLYNMHISAYEKGNRFNHDPKRTRKLLLHKAEINRLMGKTQEKGLTLIPLKVYFNERGKAKVELGLAKGKKLYDKRRDIAERDARREIEKALRGRDWSKKV
- a CDS encoding GNAT family N-acetyltransferase — encoded protein: MKEEDIVIRPLETVDDFRCLEEIQAEIWSERDVVPLNQTLTAARNGGVVLGAFDKGEMIGFSYGFPGYKDGQVYLCSHMLGVKKAYRHLGIGRRLKLVQREEALRKGYQLITWTFDPLESVNANLNIAKLGGICRTYIINCYGEMKNELNRGLPTDRFLVEWHLESSRVKDRLGGKKTKRLDAGQISCAASVAITQDGLPVVEKAEYDVEGDLLRLPVPSDFQYLKSKDPNLAFHWRKSMRELAMHCFKKGWVVIDFWRAKGEPVNYYVLQRGGRI
- the menC gene encoding o-succinylbenzoate synthase gives rise to the protein MKITAVILRLLRMPLKAPFETSFGRIEERDFILVQVEGSGHFTGYGEVTVMAAPLYSEETVGTAWHILEEFLVPQVVGKNINEPTEVKWLFQAIRGNNMAKAGLETAIWDLLAKERGFPLSRILGGTRAKIPVGISLGIEKSVSILLERIEKALAEGYQRIKVKIKPGWDVRVVQDIRKHFGSIPLMVDANSAYTLADVSLLKQLDDYDLMMIEQPLAHDDLVDHARLQRQLRTPLCLDESIRSAEDARKAIELGSCRYINIKIGRVGGLAEAKAIHDLCQREGIGVWCGGMLESGVGRAHNIALTTLPNFIVPGDTSASSRYWHEDIIDPEVTVSEDGFITVSRDPGIGYRVLHDRISKYTRLEKIFRN
- a CDS encoding amidohydrolase, which translates into the protein MNALSFLQQVDENQERILRTYEELHCMPEPAWKEFRTTQYVAERMRKMGLKVIAAKPTGVVGFWRGKSGGPAVGLRADLDALLYHDGQEETAVHACGHDAHTAMVLSTAEILSCSGFYPPGEIRFLFQPAEEKAAGALCFIEQGFLDNVDYLVGIHLRPAEEARYGQASPAVLHGSSLVLEGTIYGQASHSARPHLGINVINAAAAVINAINAVSVDPRVPASAKVTRLQAGGEAHNIIPDRALFTIDLRAQNNETMTELRDKVERAVKAATGTVGAQVDMKELAYVPAARVDEEMLEKARWAIREVMGEDGLLPPIITPGGEDFHFYSYHLPRLKSIMIGLGCDLVPGLHHPQMTFRKDALLQGVKILGLIILKLLNGS
- a CDS encoding S-layer homology domain-containing protein; the protein is MKFLKFINTKRAINLLTVFLTGMVIVCLGLPAEAWGTVSVDIVHPPEGAKYLSDNTVAVKAKVYDSVYGEVYSGLEWYYNGQKLSFTEPEFHLRLGTEQLMEEPVIRVVYREVYDEVQITIYDDWEAIARAVSYLAEQQVDNGSFNDEWNNDWIALALAEAGVDLGDLRQGNTGKTYLEYLAEKELSTTGDLIKAILVLNAAGRDPRNFAGRNLVQELLDRQQEDGGFNAGSEMSEALAVIALVEAGESPFSPWAKAAKQRFLRPEARGKNNLWLEWGSESVDTTAAVIRALYLLGVDKEDPAIQEALETINRWQNNDGVIEITWDGVNWSPNYESTAEVVMALSQLGIDPTQSDWAKNGNNLVTALLNNQDPDSGAFLGDWGNNFPTQESIRALVSYRKAFRGGLGELPELPSGNQESGKGGGATNGSDRNESIEVAVSIIGPDGEVIFEGEVTISPDNPYGYTVLGALEATGLSYETKYDGAYVSAINGIREDLSSTAGWKYLVNGDDPPIPAREKILAGGDTVVWFYAESSEDQTPGRDKSQDPLERPLLTEEEKEIRQQIRQMARERLERILQELPHLEPSSTSPVEEVERAVVVVGLEAPIKEEEKIYLAQLLSNNKVQLEVPVKRKAENVITDAQQEVKLEIPREALEDDQVIRVEEIEDSSIAGLVFPAGYVPLSGVYEFGPSGTTFQKPAILQLKLVVPPYISPERVALAWFDEHSNRWVPVPAVLDLANGEITGLVNHFTKFAVLGEINAGFVDLTEEWEWAREAVGYLTARGVIEGLGNGEFAPGRSITRAEFIKMITKVLGLSANGLGQVPFSDVPKGAWYAPFVRAAWAAGLAKGYADFSFKPDQPLTRQEMAVILVRALQKEQAALSLSPAEQLDELSFVDQEVIAGWARPYVALALKEGFLDGMDDTRFAPKEEIERARAALVIYRLFEQINGLRRN